One Microcoleus sp. AS-A8 DNA window includes the following coding sequences:
- a CDS encoding alpha/beta hydrolase: MPVINVRGVEHYYEWIRQPTASQTKPVIVFIHGWGGSARYWESTALTLSEQFDCLLYDLRGFGRSKLPQEPIEELLYEMEDYAEDLAALLDTLELRRVYIMAHSMGASSAVLFLNRYPERVERAVLTCSGIFEYDEKSFSAFHKFGKYVVQFRPRWFLRVPFASAMFMARFLHRPLPVALSRAFLEDFLEADYKAALGTMLTSVSKYAAEVMPQEFAQLSVPTLLVAGTHDKIIPAELGRRAAQLNEKVEYFEISDTAHFPMLEKPDVYLERVQEFLGVGSPANA, from the coding sequence ATGCCTGTGATTAACGTTCGTGGCGTCGAACACTACTACGAGTGGATACGCCAACCCACAGCCTCTCAAACTAAGCCAGTCATCGTTTTCATTCATGGCTGGGGCGGTTCGGCTCGGTACTGGGAAAGTACCGCGCTCACCCTGTCCGAGCAATTTGACTGCCTGCTCTACGATCTACGCGGATTTGGTCGCTCAAAGTTACCCCAAGAGCCAATTGAGGAGTTGCTCTATGAAATGGAGGATTACGCTGAAGATTTAGCGGCGTTGCTAGATACTCTAGAGCTACGTCGCGTCTACATCATGGCTCACTCCATGGGGGCGTCTTCTGCTGTGCTATTTCTCAACCGTTATCCAGAGCGAGTCGAGCGAGCGGTTTTAACCTGTAGTGGCATATTTGAATACGACGAGAAATCCTTCTCCGCCTTCCATAAATTTGGCAAGTACGTTGTTCAGTTCCGTCCCCGTTGGTTCTTGCGAGTTCCTTTTGCCAGTGCGATGTTCATGGCGCGATTTTTGCACCGTCCGTTGCCTGTGGCTTTGAGCCGTGCTTTTTTAGAGGATTTCTTAGAGGCGGATTACAAAGCGGCGTTGGGAACAATGTTGACATCCGTGAGCAAATATGCGGCTGAGGTGATGCCCCAAGAGTTTGCTCAACTCAGCGTGCCAACGCTCTTAGTTGCGGGTACACATGACAAAATTATCCCCGCAGAACTGGGGCGTCGGGCGGCTCAGCTCAATGAAAAAGTTGAGTATTTTGAAATTTCTGACACGGCTCACTTCCCCATGCTGGAGAAGCCGGACGTTTATTTAGAGCGAGTGCAGGAATTTCTGGGCGTTGGCTCCCCAGCAAACGCTTGA
- a CDS encoding cobalt-precorrin-6A reductase, which produces MLDPNDRALGGYFLGNRLWLIGGTSESVALAGAIASLGLSCTVTVTTVSAQMLYPKLPSLTVQVGRLDVEQLNHFFQEQQIAAILDASHPYAVEISQMATRAAAQRKIPYLRFERPVVDPQTDHSRVIRLESFETLLAGDYLLQQRVLLTVGYKALHLFQGWQDRSTLFARILPALTSLEAAIAAGFTSDRIIAIRPPVSAELEKSLWRHWEISLVVTKASGVAGGEEIKRTVAAELGIPLVVIDRPVVDYPQQTSDFSLALEFCRTHVR; this is translated from the coding sequence TTGCTAGACCCTAACGATCGCGCATTGGGAGGCTATTTTTTGGGTAATCGCCTCTGGCTGATTGGCGGTACGAGTGAAAGTGTTGCTTTGGCTGGCGCGATCGCCTCTCTGGGTTTGTCCTGTACGGTAACGGTGACAACAGTCTCCGCCCAGATGCTTTATCCTAAACTTCCAAGCCTCACAGTTCAAGTTGGGCGTTTGGATGTTGAGCAGTTAAATCATTTTTTCCAAGAGCAACAAATTGCGGCTATCCTCGACGCCTCTCATCCTTATGCTGTAGAAATTTCCCAAATGGCAACAAGGGCTGCGGCTCAGCGAAAAATTCCCTATCTGCGCTTTGAACGCCCAGTCGTTGACCCTCAAACTGACCATTCAAGGGTCATCAGGCTGGAAAGCTTTGAGACTCTTTTAGCTGGGGACTACCTCCTCCAACAGCGAGTACTGCTCACCGTTGGTTATAAAGCCTTACATCTATTTCAAGGGTGGCAAGATAGGTCTACCCTATTTGCCCGGATTCTACCAGCCCTCACGTCCCTGGAAGCGGCGATTGCGGCTGGATTTACTTCAGATCGGATTATTGCCATTCGTCCTCCTGTCTCCGCTGAGTTAGAAAAGTCACTCTGGCGTCACTGGGAGATTTCGCTGGTGGTAACAAAGGCTTCTGGTGTGGCTGGAGGCGAAGAGATTAAGCGAACCGTTGCCGCTGAATTGGGTATCCCTCTAGTCGTCATTGACCGTCCTGTGGTTGACTACCCTCAGCAAACCAGCGATTTTTCTTTAGCCTTGGAGTTTTGTCGCACTCATGTGAGGTAG
- a CDS encoding mannose-1-phosphate guanyltransferase, whose amino-acid sequence MRAVLMAGGSGTRLRPLTCDLPKPMVPILNRPIAEHIINLLKRHHITEVVATLHYLPDVMRDYFQDGSDFGVQMTYAVEEDQPLGTAGCVKNIAELLDDTFLVISGDSITDFDLSAAIEFHKRQNSKATLVLTRVPNPVEFGVVITDEEMRIRRFLEKPSTSEIFSDTVNTGTYILEPSVLDYLPVNEECDFSKDLFPLLLAKNEPMYGYIAEGYWCDVGHLDAYREAQYDALHQQVDLDFAYPEQKPGLWVGQNTYIDPTAKIETPALIGSNCRIGPRVTIEAGTVIGDNVTVGADADLKRPILWNGAIIGEEVHLRACVICRGTRVDRRAHVLEGAVVGPLSTIGEEALVSPGVRVWPCKRIESGATLNINLIWGQTAQRNLFGQRGVQGLANIDITPEFAVKLGAAYGSTLKPGSQVAISRDQRSISRMVSRALIAGLMSVGVHVQNLEHTAIPIARLVIPTLSVVGGIHVRVHPDRPDYILIEIFNSQGINISKGQEKKIEGAYFKEDLRRSQIHEIGNVGYPSQVNDLYSTGFTRHLNIEAIRNSGSKVVIDYGYSVSGAVLPQLLGKFGCDAVVLNASLNQMGLSNHEREGLLAQLGHVVEALRANFGAQVSANGEQLILVDESGIPIRGEVLTALMVNVMLTANPRGTVVVPVQASSAVEQIARRHDGKVIRTKANPTALMEASQANPNVVLGGSGEMGFIFPHLHPGFDAMFCMAKLIEMLTIQERSLGQIRTDLPRVCHKTHTVRCPWTVKGSLMRHLVETHPNENLELIDGVKIVNHQTDSWVLILPDAGEPLVHIFANSDDRDWVDDSLRKYRNYVQDFVEHEQGVVEPPKVEAMTT is encoded by the coding sequence ATGCGAGCAGTGCTGATGGCTGGCGGTTCAGGAACACGTCTGAGGCCGCTGACATGCGATCTTCCCAAGCCGATGGTCCCGATCCTAAATCGACCCATCGCTGAACACATTATCAACCTTCTCAAGCGACATCACATCACGGAGGTTGTAGCAACACTGCACTATCTCCCCGATGTCATGCGAGACTACTTCCAAGACGGCAGTGATTTTGGCGTACAAATGACCTACGCCGTTGAGGAAGACCAGCCTCTAGGGACTGCCGGTTGTGTCAAAAATATTGCCGAATTACTGGATGACACGTTTTTAGTGATCAGCGGCGATAGTATCACTGACTTTGATTTAAGCGCAGCGATTGAATTCCATAAACGCCAGAATTCAAAAGCAACTCTAGTTCTGACTCGCGTTCCCAATCCAGTTGAGTTTGGGGTCGTGATCACCGACGAGGAAATGCGTATTCGACGGTTTTTAGAAAAGCCTTCGACCAGTGAAATTTTTTCAGATACGGTCAACACCGGGACGTACATTCTGGAACCATCAGTTTTAGACTACCTGCCCGTTAATGAGGAATGTGACTTTTCCAAAGATTTGTTTCCGTTGCTCTTAGCCAAAAATGAGCCAATGTATGGCTACATTGCAGAGGGTTACTGGTGTGATGTCGGTCACCTGGATGCCTACCGCGAAGCCCAGTACGATGCTTTACACCAACAGGTGGATCTAGACTTTGCTTACCCTGAGCAAAAGCCAGGATTATGGGTCGGTCAGAATACCTACATTGACCCGACAGCCAAGATTGAAACCCCGGCACTGATTGGCAGCAACTGCCGTATTGGCCCACGAGTAACGATCGAAGCGGGAACGGTGATTGGTGATAATGTCACCGTCGGCGCAGATGCTGATCTGAAGCGTCCCATTCTCTGGAATGGCGCAATCATTGGTGAGGAAGTACATCTGCGTGCCTGTGTGATTTGCCGAGGCACGAGGGTAGACCGTCGCGCTCATGTCTTGGAAGGTGCCGTCGTTGGCCCCCTCTCTACCATCGGTGAAGAAGCATTAGTCAGTCCAGGTGTGCGCGTCTGGCCTTGTAAGCGGATTGAATCGGGAGCCACATTGAATATTAATTTGATTTGGGGTCAAACGGCTCAACGGAATCTGTTTGGTCAGCGCGGTGTTCAAGGGTTGGCAAACATTGACATTACTCCAGAATTTGCGGTTAAGTTGGGGGCGGCTTATGGCTCAACCTTAAAACCAGGTTCCCAAGTCGCGATATCCCGCGATCAACGCAGTATTTCCCGCATGGTGTCGCGGGCTTTAATTGCTGGATTGATGTCTGTGGGAGTCCATGTCCAGAATCTGGAACACACAGCCATTCCCATTGCTCGCTTGGTGATACCCACACTTTCGGTGGTTGGGGGCATTCACGTTCGAGTCCACCCAGACCGTCCGGATTACATTCTGATCGAAATTTTCAACTCCCAGGGAATTAATATCTCCAAGGGGCAGGAGAAGAAAATCGAAGGGGCTTATTTCAAGGAAGACTTGCGGCGATCGCAAATTCATGAAATTGGTAATGTGGGCTACCCCAGTCAAGTGAACGATCTCTACAGTACTGGGTTTACCCGACATCTGAATATTGAAGCAATTCGCAACAGTGGTTCCAAGGTCGTGATTGACTACGGTTACTCGGTTTCGGGGGCGGTACTCCCGCAATTGCTAGGAAAATTTGGTTGTGATGCGGTTGTTCTCAATGCCAGTTTGAACCAAATGGGACTCTCAAACCACGAACGGGAGGGATTGCTCGCGCAGTTGGGTCATGTTGTCGAAGCACTGAGAGCGAATTTTGGTGCACAGGTGTCGGCGAATGGAGAACAGCTGATTTTGGTGGATGAATCAGGCATCCCGATTCGGGGCGAGGTTTTAACCGCGCTGATGGTCAACGTCATGCTCACCGCCAATCCCAGAGGCACAGTGGTTGTACCCGTACAGGCATCGAGTGCCGTTGAACAAATTGCTCGCCGTCATGATGGCAAAGTGATTCGGACTAAAGCGAATCCAACGGCGTTGATGGAAGCCTCTCAAGCCAATCCTAATGTTGTGTTGGGCGGTAGTGGAGAAATGGGCTTTATTTTCCCACATCTCCATCCTGGCTTTGATGCGATGTTCTGTATGGCTAAGTTGATTGAGATGCTAACCATACAGGAGCGATCGCTCGGTCAAATTCGTACCGATCTCCCCCGCGTTTGCCACAAAACCCACACAGTGCGCTGTCCTTGGACGGTGAAAGGTTCCCTTATGCGCCATCTGGTGGAAACTCATCCCAATGAGAACTTAGAGCTAATCGATGGGGTGAAAATTGTCAACCACCAAACAGATAGTTGGGTGTTGATTTTACCGGATGCTGGCGAACCCCTGGTACACATCTTTGCCAACAGCGATGACCGAGATTGGGTTGATGACAGTTTAAGGAAATATCGTAATTACGTTCAAGACTTTGTGGAACACGAACAGGGTGTGGTAGAACCGCCCAAAGTTGAAGCGATGACAACATAG
- a CDS encoding single-stranded DNA-binding protein, protein MNSCILMAQIIQDPELRYTADSQTPIAQMLVEFPSQRAEDPPARLRVVGWGNLANSIKENYALGDRVVIEGRLGMNTVERSEGFKEKRAELTVSRIYKLGADTLFEPHVAVPATTSEASAPVSSPKSNNVVVPLRSPRQSAPMPNTRDLERDYTSSVTEPTYETPAIRTSTTPTPDNSQDLDDIPF, encoded by the coding sequence ATGAATAGCTGCATCTTGATGGCACAAATCATTCAAGATCCAGAACTTCGTTACACGGCTGATAGCCAAACGCCTATCGCCCAGATGCTGGTCGAGTTTCCCAGTCAACGGGCTGAAGACCCACCTGCACGGTTAAGAGTGGTCGGTTGGGGAAATTTGGCTAATTCCATTAAGGAAAACTATGCCCTGGGCGATCGCGTCGTCATCGAAGGTCGATTGGGCATGAATACCGTGGAGCGATCAGAAGGGTTTAAGGAAAAACGAGCGGAATTGACCGTCTCCCGCATTTACAAACTGGGCGCTGATACTTTATTTGAACCTCATGTCGCTGTACCTGCGACAACCTCTGAGGCTTCAGCACCTGTTTCTTCTCCAAAATCCAATAATGTGGTGGTACCTTTAAGGTCACCTCGGCAATCAGCGCCGATGCCTAATACTCGCGATTTGGAGAGAGACTACACTTCTTCAGTGACTGAGCCAACTTATGAAACCCCCGCCATTCGCACTTCAACCACTCCAACTCCAGATAACTCACAAGATTTAGATGATATTCCCTTCTAG
- a CDS encoding winged helix-turn-helix domain-containing protein, with translation MNPVTCTSPHLEIQTVKWKLKTAKKHWEKQRWLVIYNGMVDPRSARNIAKHVGVSKGFVHKVIQRYNNQGEEALKRPGSGGRRNSYLSWEQEKQLIDSFKQKAAKGQIATTKEIQLAYEKLVGFKVHKTTIYRLLERHQWRKIVPRPVHPKSNNQAQEEFKKTLPIR, from the coding sequence ATGAACCCAGTGACCTGTACCAGCCCACACTTAGAGATACAAACGGTTAAGTGGAAGCTGAAAACGGCAAAGAAACATTGGGAGAAACAAAGGTGGTTAGTAATTTATAACGGGATGGTAGACCCGCGTTCGGCAAGAAATATTGCCAAACACGTAGGCGTGTCTAAAGGATTCGTGCATAAAGTAATCCAACGCTACAACAATCAAGGAGAAGAGGCGCTCAAGAGACCAGGTAGCGGAGGGAGACGCAACAGTTACCTGAGTTGGGAACAAGAAAAACAACTGATAGACTCATTTAAGCAAAAAGCAGCCAAAGGACAGATTGCGACAACCAAAGAGATTCAACTCGCCTACGAGAAGCTGGTGGGATTCAAAGTCCATAAAACGACAATTTACCGCTTATTGGAGCGACACCAGTGGCGGAAAATAGTGCCGCGCCCCGTACATCCCAAAAGTAACAACCAAGCCCAAGAGGAGTTTAAAAAAACTTTGCCTATCAGGTAG
- a CDS encoding transposase, whose amino-acid sequence MTCLILPYVNTQMMNLFLQQVSVEFADYFIILQVDKAAWHRSNSLKVPENIRLVYQPSYSPQLMPVEHLWDEIREKHFYKRIFKSLSQVEDELNLGLVELLAEPERLRSLTFFPHLRIPV is encoded by the coding sequence ATGACCTGTTTAATTTTACCCTACGTGAATACACAGATGATGAATCTGTTTTTACAGCAGGTTTCGGTAGAGTTTGCTGATTATTTCATTATTCTGCAAGTAGACAAAGCCGCTTGGCATCGGTCAAACAGCCTCAAAGTCCCGGAAAATATTCGTCTAGTTTATCAACCGTCTTATAGCCCTCAGTTGATGCCTGTAGAACACCTGTGGGATGAGATTAGAGAAAAGCATTTTTATAAGCGGATATTTAAGTCTCTTTCCCAAGTTGAAGATGAACTTAATCTTGGGCTAGTTGAGCTTTTAGCTGAACCGGAACGGCTGCGATCGCTGACTTTTTTTCCTCATTTGAGAATCCCTGTTTAA
- a CDS encoding serine hydrolase: MKVRWLLPGIMGAFVLCAPAQAGSLESWNFNRPLRQLNLTTDEGVQPRVFLMANPTRLVIDLPNITLERSQTNQGVDLSIKEIRVGQLDPQTTRMVVELAPGYTLDPKKVQVRADSSTRWVLQLPNAERTTGNNPRELGSTDSTGQTQQAIAVPPAPASRFGGVVSLGKEMPGLEPQIQSLMARYSFLQTGMFFLDLDTGNYLDIRGDRVFPAASTIKLPILIAFFQDLDAGKVNLNETLVMRRDLMTNGSGTMQYQRAGKKFSIRETVTKMITISDNTATNMIIDRLGGRARLNQRFQSWGLKDTVIRNMLGDFKGTNTTSPKDLVRLLSLVADQKLLAPSSREQALEILRNTKTRTLLPAGLAPGAEIAHKTGDIGFLIGDAGMIEMPNGKRYLAGIFVRRPYKDVRGRDFIRQVSQIVYNYLDHQTAGLPMNSSSR; the protein is encoded by the coding sequence GTGAAAGTACGCTGGCTCTTACCCGGCATAATGGGCGCTTTTGTACTCTGCGCTCCCGCTCAAGCAGGTAGCTTAGAATCTTGGAACTTCAATCGCCCTCTTCGTCAACTCAACTTGACGACAGATGAGGGAGTTCAACCCAGAGTCTTTCTGATGGCGAACCCCACTCGCCTTGTGATTGATCTTCCGAACATTACTCTAGAACGCTCTCAAACTAATCAAGGGGTAGACCTCTCGATTAAGGAGATACGGGTAGGACAGCTTGACCCCCAAACCACCCGGATGGTGGTTGAATTAGCTCCTGGCTACACCTTAGACCCCAAAAAAGTCCAGGTTCGTGCAGATTCCTCCACACGCTGGGTTCTCCAGTTACCTAATGCTGAGCGAACTACAGGTAATAACCCCCGTGAATTGGGTTCAACTGATTCTACAGGTCAAACCCAACAGGCTATTGCTGTACCCCCAGCACCTGCCTCACGGTTTGGCGGAGTGGTTTCTTTAGGGAAGGAAATGCCAGGACTTGAGCCTCAAATTCAATCGTTGATGGCTCGCTATAGTTTTCTCCAGACGGGTATGTTTTTCTTGGATCTGGATACGGGAAACTATTTGGACATCCGTGGCGATCGCGTTTTTCCAGCCGCCAGCACCATTAAGCTACCCATCCTCATTGCCTTTTTCCAGGATTTAGACGCGGGGAAAGTGAACCTGAATGAAACCCTGGTTATGCGGCGGGACTTGATGACCAACGGGTCTGGAACGATGCAGTACCAAAGAGCGGGTAAAAAGTTCAGTATCCGAGAGACGGTGACCAAGATGATTACGATTAGCGATAATACCGCTACCAATATGATCATCGATCGCTTAGGCGGAAGAGCAAGACTCAATCAGCGTTTCCAGAGTTGGGGACTGAAGGACACGGTGATCCGCAATATGCTCGGTGATTTTAAAGGCACCAATACCACCAGTCCTAAAGACTTAGTCCGATTACTCTCACTGGTTGCCGATCAGAAGTTACTGGCTCCATCCAGTCGGGAGCAGGCTTTAGAAATATTACGTAATACCAAAACGAGAACACTGCTACCTGCCGGTTTGGCTCCTGGTGCTGAGATTGCTCATAAAACTGGAGACATCGGTTTTCTGATCGGGGATGCAGGAATGATTGAGATGCCGAATGGCAAGCGCTATTTGGCCGGAATTTTCGTCAGACGTCCCTATAAAGATGTCAGGGGGCGAGATTTTATCCGTCAAGTTTCCCAAATCGTCTATAACTATCTGGATCATCAGACGGCAGGACTTCCCATGAATTCATCGTCACGCTGA
- a CDS encoding divalent-cation tolerance protein CutA: MESDSAATGYGVVLVTASSQEEGKAIAQALVEAKLAACVTLMPVHSIYTWQGQVMDEQEWQMVIKTELAQFPVLENKIRELHSYEVPEIIALPIVAGSEPYLQWISNSCSG; this comes from the coding sequence ATGGAGAGCGATTCTGCCGCAACAGGCTATGGTGTTGTATTAGTAACCGCGTCTTCCCAGGAAGAAGGAAAAGCGATCGCGCAAGCTTTAGTGGAAGCTAAACTAGCTGCTTGTGTCACTCTCATGCCCGTGCATTCCATCTATACCTGGCAAGGTCAAGTGATGGACGAACAAGAGTGGCAAATGGTGATTAAAACCGAATTAGCCCAATTCCCTGTATTAGAGAACAAGATTCGAGAATTGCACTCTTACGAAGTCCCTGAAATTATTGCATTGCCTATTGTGGCCGGTTCGGAGCCTTATTTGCAGTGGATTTCCAACTCATGTAGCGGCTGA